One region of Carya illinoinensis cultivar Pawnee chromosome 8, C.illinoinensisPawnee_v1, whole genome shotgun sequence genomic DNA includes:
- the LOC122274622 gene encoding uncharacterized protein LOC122274622 translates to MASADARQRNLVGNGGKLVAGVEDDGTWYGATQRVGENLHSVGSMQEDEVQVGRETLERTMALIVTGLIEEALEKPNRNNMPINQSHVGIYGEGERPTRESTSLNSQLIVSDQVEGVISPNQGSRRWKRQARGQGSTSVEGGLRPGIKRPVETKEIEDGDGRVLCSKEEVATGFRLHFNQVYQSANPTERAIQQCLNGVRHRISRYKREQMDREFTSEEVVATFKQMSPFKSPGPDGFSAGFFQDHWDIVGSDVVQAVLDFFRTGEMPTGLNHTLIALIPKTSAPRSVNEYRPISLCNVWYKLISKVLANRLKPVLQDVISWNQSAFLSGRLITDNIMVAYELLHTMQARQKEREGNMAIKLDMSRAYDRVEWGFLQTMLSKLGFSDKWRKLVMACVKSVFYSVVVNGTPGDIIWPTRGLRQGDPLSPYLFLLCVEGLSTLLKEAEARGKEVMIKSVLQAIPAYTMSVFKMPSMLLKEIESMIAKFWWNHRKEGRGIHWKSWNKLGAAKGKGGLGFRDLNCFNRALLAKQGWRILQEPTSLVAQVFKEKYFKSGNLMEARVGYCPSQNLEEPNDSDGSGKDWIQSPNKILDCNAIVSELIDGESKTWKQELVQAIFSQEEAKSICSIPISVKGMGNKVIWGLSEKGIFSIKSAYYAYLETKNQKIGETSSGDQNERLWRRVWRLTNSGKVKQFLWKALNGILPTRSILFKRRIIDNSTCPVCNREEETDIHVLWDCPALVDVWGEDCNPVRK, encoded by the exons ATGGCATCTGCGGATGCACGACAAAGGAATTTGGTGGGAAATGGAGGCAAACTTGTTGCAGGGGTCGAGGATGATGGGACATGGTATGGGGCAACTCAAAGAGTAGGTGAGAACCTACACAGTGTAGGAAGCATGCAGGAGGATGAGGTACAAGTTGGGCGAGAAACACTTGAAAGAACAATGGCCTTGATCGTAACAGGCTTGATAGAAGAGGCCTTAGAAAAGCCCAACAGAAACAACATGCCCATTAACCAGTCACATGTAGGGATATATGGCGAAGGGGAAAGGCCTACGCGGGAATCAACTAGTCTCAACAGCCAGCTTATAGTAAGTGATCAAGTAGAAGGAGTTATAAGTCCAAACCAAGGGAGTCGTAGATGGAAACGTCAAGCAAGAGGACAAGGGTCAACTTCAGTGGAAGGAGGCTTGCGACCGGGAATTAAGAGGCCAGTAGAGACTAAGGAG ATCGAGGATGGAGATGGGAGAGTGCTGTGCTCAAAAGAGGAGGTGGCAACCGGGTTCAGGCTTCACTTCAACCAGGTGTACCAATCTGCTAACCCAACTGAAAGGGCCATACAGCAGTGCCTGAATGGTGTAAGACACAGGATCTCTCGGTACAAGAGGGAACAAATGGATAGAGAATTTACATCAGAAGAGGTTGTGGCTACTTTTAAACAAATGTCTCCATTCAAATCACCAGGGCCAGATGGGTTCAGTGCAGGTTTTTTCCAAGATCATTGGGATATAGTTGGCTCTGATGTGGTGCAGGCAGTACTAGACTTCTTCAGAACTGGTGAGATGCCAACAGGGCTGAATCATACTCTCATAGCTCTAATTCCCAAGACAAGTGCCCCTAGATCAGTAAATGAATACAGGCCTATCAGTCTCTGCAATGTGTGGTACAAACTAATTTCTAAAGTTTTGGCAAATAGGTTGAAACCAGTGCTGCAAGATGTCATATCTTGGAATCAGAGTGCATTCCTATCAGGCAGACTAATCACTGATAACATAATGGTTGCTTACGAGCTCTTGCATACTATGCAAGCTAggcaaaaagaaagagaaggcaACATGGCTATCAAGTTGGATATGTCAAGggcatatgatagagtggagtggggTTTTCTGCAAACAATGCTATCTAAGTTAGGTTTCAGTGACAAGTGGAGGAAGCTGGTTATGGCATGTGTAAAATCTGTTTTCTACTCAGTAGTAGTGAATGGGACCCCTGGAGACATCATTTGGCCTACAAGAGGcttaaggcaaggggaccctctttccccttaccttttcctTCTATGTGTAGAAGGATTGAGTACCCTTTTGAAGGAAGCTGAAGCAAGAG GGAAGGAAGTCATGATCAAAAGTGTCTTGCAAGCCATACCAGCATACACAATGAGTGTATTCAAGATGCCAAGTATGCTTCTCAAAGAAATTGAATCTATGATTGCCAAATTCTGGTGGAACCACAGAAAGGAAGGCAGGGGCATTCATTGGAAAAGTTGGAACAAACTTGGAGCAGCAAAGGGTAAGGGGGGACTAGGATTTCGAGACCTTAACTGTTTCAATAGAGCTCTCTTAgccaagcaagggtggagaattTTACAAGAACCTACTTCACTGGTGGCTCAagtattcaaagaaaaatatttcaagtcAGGCAACCTGATGGAGGCACGAGTTGGCTACTGTCCATCTCAAAATCTGGAGGAGCCTAATGACAGTGATGGATCTGGTAAAGACTGG ATTCAATCACCTAACAAGATATTGGACTGTAATGCAATTGTTAGTGAGCTTATTGATGGTGAAAGCAAAACCTGGAAACAAGAACTGGTGCAAGCAATATTCAGTCAAGAGGAAGCCAAGAGTATCTGTAGTATCCCTATtagtgtaaaagggatgggtaACAAAGTAATTTGGGGACTGTCAGAGAAAGGGATATTTTCAATAAAGAGTGCTTATTATGCATATTTGGAGACCAAGAATCAAAAGATAGGAGAAACATCCAGTGGAGATCAAAATGAAAGGCTGTGGAGGAGGGTGTGGAGATTAACAAACTCAGGTAAGGTAAAACAGTTTCTGTGGAAAGCTCTCAATGGAATATTACCCACAAGGAGCATTCTTTTCAAGAGAAGGATTATTGATAATTCAACATGTCCTGTGTGCAatagagaagaagaaacagaCATACATGTGCTTTGGGATTGTCCTGCTTTAGTAGATGTATGGGGTGAGGATTGCAATCCAGTCAGAAAGTAG